From one Pseudomonadota bacterium genomic stretch:
- a CDS encoding ABC transporter permease: MELLRRIYRHNLALVGLIILIPMFLCALFAPLISVHNPFEPDLKYVLASPSISHPFGTDTLGRDVFARVVYGSRISLIVGFVSIGIAVMIGIAIGAISGYYGGIIDETIMRFVDLMMCFPTFFLILAVIALLEPSIWNIMIVIGLTGWMGIARLIRAEILSIKHKEFVLAAKALGLSEMRIIFRHVLPNAMSPIYVVATLGIGGAILTESALSFLGIGVQPPTPSWGNILTQAKDNIEVAWWLSLYPGLAIFLTVMGYNLLGEGLRDIFDPRRYYKS, from the coding sequence ATGGAATTACTGAGACGCATATACAGACACAATCTGGCGCTGGTTGGTTTGATTATTTTGATCCCCATGTTCCTGTGCGCTCTGTTTGCACCTCTTATCTCAGTTCATAATCCTTTTGAGCCTGATTTAAAATATGTACTTGCATCGCCTTCCATTTCACATCCCTTCGGAACGGATACACTCGGAAGAGATGTGTTTGCAAGGGTAGTCTACGGAAGTAGAATCTCCCTTATTGTAGGATTTGTTTCCATAGGCATAGCAGTCATGATAGGTATTGCAATAGGTGCAATTTCAGGCTATTACGGCGGCATTATAGACGAGACGATAATGCGGTTTGTTGATCTCATGATGTGTTTTCCCACCTTTTTCCTGATACTTGCCGTCATTGCCCTTCTTGAGCCAAGTATATGGAATATTATGATTGTCATCGGGCTTACAGGCTGGATGGGTATAGCACGTCTTATCAGAGCGGAAATCCTGAGCATAAAGCATAAAGAATTTGTTCTTGCTGCCAAGGCTCTTGGGTTATCGGAAATGAGAATTATTTTTCGGCACGTACTACCGAATGCAATGTCGCCTATTTATGTAGTTGCAACCCTGGGCATAGGAGGAGCAATCCTTACAGAATCTGCTCTGAGTTTCCTTGGTATAGGGGTTCAACCGCCTACGCCAAGTTGGGGAAATATACTTACACAGGCAAAGGATAATATCGAAGTGGCATGGTGGCTGAGCCTTTATCCGGGACTTGCAATATTTTTAACTGTAATGGGATACAATCTTCTAGGAGAGGGTTTGAGAGACATATTTGATCCGAGAAGATATTATAAGTCCTGA